One window from the genome of Ananas comosus cultivar F153 linkage group 13, ASM154086v1, whole genome shotgun sequence encodes:
- the LOC109719247 gene encoding uncharacterized protein At5g19025: MVDCRSLIEFCRAFEQHRLVANSQASSGLSRARRSKSLNPLAHPFCEHSPFAAIDAVILVLVLGALGFLAVPYFKLVCLEAYELLPAAAQLAGDVLYHAPVAYAAGFVVMFVAAIAAWEFVNYQSRKCGNPYCKGLRKAVEFDIQLESEECVKYLPPVPRDAFGTHPLELGEDHKELEAELKKMAPMNGRTVLIFRAPCGCPKGRMEVWGHKKVRRIKK, translated from the coding sequence ATGGTGGATTGCCGGAGCCTGATCGAGTTTTGCAGGGCTTTCGAGCAGCACCGGCTCGTGGCCAACTCGCAGGCGTCGTCCGGCCTCTCCCGGGCGCGCCGGAGCAAGTCCCTGAACCCCCTCGCCCACCCCTTCTGCGAGCACTCCCCCTTCGCCGCCATCGACGCCGTcatcctcgtcctcgtcctcggcGCCCTCGGCTTCCTCGCCGTCCCCTACTTCAAGCTCGTCTGCCTTGAGGCCTACGAGCTCCTCCCCGCCGCCGCACAGCTGGCGGGCGACGTCCTCTACCACGCCCCCGTTGCCTACGCCGCCGGGTTCGTGGTCATGTTCGTGGCGGCCATCGCCGCGTGGGAGTTCGTCAATTACCAATCCAGGAAATGCGGCAATCCGTACTGTAAAGGGCTCCGCAAGGCCGTCGAATTCGATATCCAGCTCGAATCGGAGGAGTGCGTGAAGTACCTGCCGCCGGTCCCCAGGGATGCGTTCGGGACCCACCCGCTTGAGCTCGGGGAGGACCATAAGGAGCTCGAGGCGGAGCTCAAGAAGATGGCCCCGATGAACGGCCGGACCGTACTCATCTTCCGCGCGCCGTGTGGATGCCCCAAGGGGAGAATGGAGGTTTGGGGGCACAAGAAAGTCCGCAGGATTAAGAAGTAG